A region of Streptomyces sp. WMMC500 DNA encodes the following proteins:
- a CDS encoding MMPL family transporter codes for MATFLYRLGRFSFRRRRLVLMLWIAVLAAVGIAATGVTSKTTDTFSIPGTQSQKALDLLSEEFPQAAADGATARVVFEAPDGQRLTSGAHKAEVEALVADLGQAHQVKTVADPYAAGTVSKDGTIGYAQVTYEVADADVSDRARADLEDVAAQGEQAGLHVSMGGTAVAEEPHQSTTELIGILIAAVVLVITFGSLVAAGLPLLTALFGVGLAILSITLASSFIDLSSNTSTLALMLGLAVAIDYALFIVSRYREELKGGHPPEEAVGRAVGTAGSAVVFAGLTVIIALAGLSVIGIRVLTDIGLGAAFAVIVAVVIALTLLPAMLGFAGGRITTGKLRTRRMRSVERGERAPMGVRWSTFVLRHPVRVLVTSVAGLLLLATPALSLELGMPSDESAAPGSTQRVAYDTITDGFGPGYNGPLSVVVDARGSDDPRAAAEEARALLDSLPDVASVSPATFNPGGDVALISATPGSSPSSGETVDLVSDIRDRSADLRDDTGAEVMVTGTTALNIDISGKLTDALVPYLCVVVGLALILLMLVFRSILVPLKAAAGFLLSVLATLGVVVAVFQWGWLADVFGVDQTGPVVSILPIFMIGVVFGLAMDYQVFLVTRMREEYVHGAEPDEAVVAGFRHGARVVTAAAVIMIGVFSGFVFSDESIIKSMGLGLAAAVFFDAFVVRMTIVPAIMALLGRRAWWLPRRLDRLLPNVDVEGEKLRSHLAAAPESTPEPERVPTGRG; via the coding sequence GTGGCCACGTTCCTCTACCGGCTCGGCCGGTTCTCCTTCCGGCGGCGAAGGCTCGTCCTCATGCTGTGGATAGCCGTGCTGGCCGCCGTCGGCATCGCCGCCACGGGGGTGACGAGCAAGACGACGGACACCTTCAGCATCCCCGGCACCCAGTCCCAGAAGGCTCTCGACCTGCTGTCGGAGGAGTTCCCGCAGGCGGCCGCCGACGGGGCCACGGCCCGCGTGGTCTTCGAGGCGCCGGACGGGCAGCGGCTGACGTCCGGCGCCCACAAGGCCGAGGTCGAGGCACTGGTCGCCGACCTCGGTCAGGCACACCAGGTGAAGACGGTGGCCGACCCGTACGCCGCCGGCACCGTCAGCAAGGACGGCACGATCGGCTACGCGCAGGTGACGTACGAGGTCGCGGACGCCGACGTCAGCGACCGGGCCCGCGCGGACCTGGAGGACGTCGCCGCCCAGGGCGAGCAGGCCGGCCTCCACGTCAGCATGGGCGGCACGGCGGTGGCCGAGGAACCCCACCAGAGCACGACCGAGCTGATCGGGATCCTGATCGCCGCCGTCGTCCTGGTCATCACCTTCGGCTCGCTGGTCGCGGCCGGGCTGCCCCTGCTGACCGCGCTCTTCGGGGTCGGCCTGGCGATCCTCTCGATCACCCTCGCCAGCTCGTTCATCGACCTCAGCTCGAACACGAGCACCCTCGCCCTGATGCTGGGCCTGGCGGTGGCCATCGACTACGCCCTGTTCATCGTCTCCCGCTACCGGGAGGAGCTGAAGGGCGGGCACCCGCCCGAGGAGGCCGTGGGGCGGGCGGTCGGTACGGCCGGGTCCGCGGTGGTGTTCGCGGGGCTCACCGTGATCATCGCGCTGGCCGGGCTCAGCGTCATCGGCATCAGGGTGCTCACCGACATCGGGCTCGGCGCGGCGTTCGCGGTGATCGTCGCCGTCGTGATCGCGCTCACCCTCCTGCCCGCGATGCTCGGCTTCGCCGGCGGACGGATCACGACCGGGAAGCTCAGGACCCGCCGGATGCGTTCCGTCGAGCGCGGCGAGCGCGCGCCCATGGGCGTGCGCTGGTCGACGTTCGTGCTGCGCCACCCGGTCAGGGTCCTCGTCACCTCGGTCGCCGGTCTGCTGCTGCTCGCCACGCCCGCCCTGTCGCTGGAGCTCGGCATGCCGAGCGACGAGTCGGCCGCCCCCGGCAGCACCCAGCGCGTCGCGTACGACACCATCACCGACGGCTTCGGCCCCGGCTACAACGGCCCGCTGTCGGTCGTGGTCGACGCCCGCGGCAGCGACGACCCCCGGGCCGCCGCCGAGGAGGCGCGCGCCCTGCTCGACTCGCTGCCCGACGTCGCCTCGGTGAGCCCCGCGACCTTCAACCCGGGCGGTGACGTCGCCCTGATCAGCGCCACCCCGGGCTCTTCGCCCAGCAGCGGGGAGACGGTCGACCTCGTCTCCGACATCCGCGACCGGAGCGCGGACCTGCGGGACGACACCGGCGCCGAGGTGATGGTCACCGGAACCACCGCCCTCAACATCGACATCTCCGGCAAGCTGACCGACGCCCTGGTCCCGTACCTGTGCGTGGTCGTGGGCCTGGCGCTGATCCTGCTGATGCTGGTGTTCCGCTCGATCCTGGTCCCGCTCAAGGCCGCCGCCGGCTTCCTGCTGAGCGTGCTGGCGACCCTCGGTGTCGTCGTCGCCGTCTTCCAGTGGGGCTGGCTCGCGGACGTCTTCGGCGTCGACCAGACCGGCCCGGTCGTGAGCATCCTGCCGATCTTCATGATCGGGGTGGTGTTCGGACTCGCCATGGACTACCAGGTCTTCCTGGTGACCCGCATGCGGGAGGAGTACGTGCACGGGGCCGAGCCGGACGAGGCGGTCGTCGCGGGGTTCCGGCACGGGGCCCGGGTGGTCACGGCCGCGGCGGTCATCATGATCGGCGTGTTCTCCGGGTTCGTCTTCAGCGACGAGTCGATCATCAAGTCGATGGGTCTCGGCCTGGCCGCCGCCGTCTTCTTCGACGCCTTCGTGGTACGGATGACCATCGTTCCCGCGATCATGGCGCTGCTCGGCCGCCGCGCCTGGTGGCTGCCCCGCCGGCTGGACCGCCTGCTGCCGAACGTGGACGTGGAGGGCGAGAAGCTGCGGTCTCACCTCGCCGCGGCGCCCGAGAGCACGCCGGAGCCCGAGCGCGTGCCCACCGGAAGGGGCTGA
- a CDS encoding histidine kinase, whose amino-acid sequence MTTPTAARGSGGEQSGSSVEPEVLLGEAERPSDALVMRKLRRFIEADQGHPWVRRWGVPLLCALFGIPALQNADHEPGPGVPVLLALMAAFCVPLLWRQQKPILIFAVTSAVAAGALAWDANTGSEAARVVALLNVGRAVRPVSLAVCVAIAAAQTALATAVRGDGQDIGLQTWVVALIQAALVVAVAAAGLVARVVNAYIRALHERAVRLEVERDQRARLAAAAERARVAREMHDILGHTLAVIVGLANGAAGLTEAKPKRGAETLRIIADSGRDALAELRRLLAVIGDDDRTATEGTPLAPQPGFSDLRPLLARVRAAGPAVTLHTEGARADLPPGLQLAVYRVVQEALTNTLKHAAADTAVQVTITADDTVVDVTVEDTGPALTPRSNDDARGLVGMRERAALYGGSVTAGPNDRGGWTVHARFVIATTSAPGARRPS is encoded by the coding sequence GTGACCACACCGACCGCGGCGCGCGGCTCCGGCGGGGAGCAGTCCGGTTCCTCGGTCGAGCCCGAGGTACTGCTGGGCGAGGCGGAGCGGCCCTCGGACGCGCTGGTCATGCGCAAGCTCAGGCGGTTCATCGAGGCGGACCAGGGTCACCCGTGGGTCAGGCGCTGGGGGGTACCGCTCCTCTGCGCGCTGTTCGGCATCCCGGCCCTGCAGAACGCGGACCACGAACCCGGTCCCGGCGTACCCGTACTCCTGGCCCTGATGGCCGCCTTCTGCGTCCCGCTGCTGTGGCGGCAGCAGAAGCCCATCCTGATCTTCGCCGTCACCTCGGCCGTGGCCGCCGGGGCGCTCGCCTGGGACGCCAACACGGGGTCCGAGGCCGCGCGGGTGGTGGCGCTGCTCAACGTGGGCCGCGCCGTGCGGCCCGTGTCGCTCGCGGTCTGTGTGGCGATCGCCGCCGCGCAGACGGCCCTCGCCACCGCCGTACGCGGCGACGGACAGGACATCGGCCTGCAGACCTGGGTGGTCGCGCTCATCCAGGCGGCCCTCGTGGTGGCCGTCGCCGCGGCGGGGCTGGTGGCCCGGGTCGTGAACGCGTACATCAGGGCCCTGCACGAGCGCGCCGTCCGGCTGGAGGTCGAGCGCGACCAGCGGGCCCGGCTCGCCGCCGCCGCGGAACGCGCGCGCGTCGCCCGGGAGATGCACGACATCCTCGGCCACACCCTCGCCGTCATCGTCGGCCTCGCGAACGGCGCCGCCGGACTGACCGAGGCGAAGCCGAAGCGGGGCGCCGAGACCCTGCGCATCATCGCCGACAGCGGGCGCGACGCCCTGGCCGAACTGCGCCGCCTGCTCGCCGTCATCGGCGACGACGACCGGACCGCCACGGAGGGCACCCCGCTCGCGCCCCAGCCGGGTTTCAGCGATCTGAGGCCGCTGCTGGCGCGGGTACGCGCCGCGGGCCCCGCCGTCACCCTGCACACCGAAGGTGCCCGGGCCGACCTGCCGCCCGGCCTCCAACTCGCCGTCTACCGCGTCGTCCAGGAGGCTCTGACGAACACCCTGAAGCACGCGGCGGCCGACACGGCGGTCCAGGTGACGATCACCGCCGACGACACCGTCGTGGACGTCACCGTCGAGGACACCGGCCCGGCGCTCACCCCGCGGTCCAACGACGACGCCCGCGGCCTTGTCGGCATGCGCGAGCGGGCCGCCCTCTACGGCGGGAGCGTGACTGCGGGGCCCAACGACCGCGGGGGCTGGACCGTCCACGCCCGCTTCGTGATCGCGACCACCTCGGCACCCGGCGCGCGGCGTCCGTCATGA
- a CDS encoding response regulator transcription factor: protein MTTVLIVDDQTLQRLGFSMLMEQHPDLTVVGEATHGAEAVRKAAELRPDVVLMDVRMPGMDGIEATRRIVQSGGRSRVLVLTTFDLDEYAYAALRAGASGFLLKDALPDEFIAGVRAVAAGDAVIAPGLTRRLLDAFADRMPGSTTTEQERLLAALTDREREVLVAMATGWSNAEIAERFSLAESTVKSHVSRVLAKIGARDRVHAVIFAFDAGLVRPA, encoded by the coding sequence ATGACCACCGTCCTCATCGTCGACGACCAGACGCTGCAGCGGCTCGGCTTCAGCATGCTGATGGAACAGCACCCCGATCTGACGGTGGTCGGCGAGGCGACGCACGGCGCCGAAGCGGTGCGCAAGGCCGCCGAACTCCGCCCCGACGTCGTCCTGATGGACGTGCGCATGCCCGGCATGGACGGCATCGAGGCCACCCGCCGCATCGTGCAGTCCGGCGGCCGCTCCCGGGTCCTGGTCCTGACCACCTTCGACCTGGACGAGTACGCGTACGCGGCGCTGCGCGCCGGTGCCAGCGGCTTCCTCCTGAAGGACGCCCTGCCGGACGAGTTCATCGCCGGCGTACGGGCGGTGGCCGCCGGAGACGCCGTCATCGCCCCGGGGCTGACCCGAAGGCTCCTCGACGCCTTCGCCGACCGTATGCCGGGCTCGACGACCACCGAACAGGAGCGCCTGCTCGCCGCGTTGACCGACCGCGAACGCGAGGTCCTCGTGGCCATGGCCACCGGCTGGAGCAACGCCGAGATCGCGGAGCGGTTCTCCCTCGCCGAGTCGACGGTCAAGTCGCACGTGAGCCGGGTGCTGGCGAAGATCGGGGCGCGGGACCGCGTGCACGCGGTGATCTTCGCCTTCGACGCGGGGCTGGTGAGACCCGCGTAA
- a CDS encoding DUF1707 domain-containing protein translates to MSGEISPLGKGSGPAPSPELRASHADRDRVVDVLRIAAGDGLLTADELDQRVEVALSARTRGELAALTADLPPLPAAPGAAGVEVKDLVRIEQIHSGAIERVGHWVVPRRLELAVTFCEVTLDFTEAVITQDTLRIDVAMVGKRLTLVTGPGIVVDSDGLQLVHCKVVSRQPPADPGAPVRLRVELVGQKAHGRVVVRPRRRTFGQWLLRRSQGPGR, encoded by the coding sequence ATGTCGGGAGAGATCTCGCCCCTCGGGAAGGGCTCCGGCCCCGCCCCGTCGCCCGAACTGCGTGCCTCGCACGCCGACCGCGACCGGGTGGTGGACGTGCTGCGGATCGCGGCGGGGGACGGTCTGCTGACCGCGGACGAGTTGGACCAGCGCGTGGAGGTCGCCCTGTCGGCGCGGACCCGCGGCGAACTGGCAGCGCTCACCGCTGATCTGCCGCCCCTGCCGGCCGCCCCCGGTGCGGCCGGGGTGGAGGTGAAGGACCTGGTCCGGATCGAACAGATCCACAGCGGCGCGATCGAGCGCGTCGGGCACTGGGTGGTACCGCGCAGACTGGAACTAGCGGTGACCTTCTGCGAGGTGACGCTCGACTTCACCGAGGCGGTGATCACGCAGGACACCCTGCGGATTGACGTGGCCATGGTGGGGAAGCGCCTGACGCTGGTCACCGGACCGGGCATCGTGGTCGACAGCGACGGCCTGCAGTTGGTGCACTGCAAGGTCGTCTCCCGGCAGCCGCCGGCGGATCCGGGTGCACCGGTCAGGCTGCGGGTGGAACTGGTCGGGCAGAAGGCCCACGGCCGCGTCGTGGTGCGGCCCCGGCGGCGGACGTTCGGACAGTGGCTGCTGCGCAGGTCTCAGGGCCCGGGGCGGTAG